Within the Granulicella sibirica genome, the region GGCTGGTGACGGGACTCGAGAAGGAGAACTTCCAAGTCTTCGACAACAGCATGGGCCAGGTGATCAAGAGCTTCTCGACCGATGACACACCCATCTCGATCGGGATCATCTTTGATCTGAGCGGGAGCATGCAGTCGAAGTTCATGCGAGCACGGAAGGCGCTGACGGAGTTCCTCAGGACGTCGAACCCTCAGGACGAGTTCTTTGTCGTCGGATTTAATGATCGACCGGCCGTCATCGTGGACTACACGTCGGATGTGGACGATGTCGAGGCGCGTATGGTCATGCTGAAGCCGGAGAACAGGACCGCGCTCATCGATGCCGTCTACCTCGGAGTACATAAGCTGGGTGAGGCAAAGCGCGACCGCAAGGCGCTTCTGATCATTTCAGACGGTGGAGACAATCGCAGCCGGTACACCGAAGGGGAGCTGCGGCGCGTGGTTCGTGAGAGCGACGTGCAGATCTATTCGATCGGCGTCTTCGATCAGTACGCGCCAACCCAGGAGGAGCAGATGGGGCCGATCCTCCTGACGGACGTCTGCGAAATGACCGGAGGGCGGCTTTTCAAGGTCGGCGACCTGGGAGACCTCGGGGATATTGCAACGCGCATCTCACAGGAATTGCGCAACGAATACGTGATCGGCTACAAGCCATCCGAGGTCAAGAAGGACGGAAACTGGCGTAAATTGAAGGTGAGGCTTGTTCCTCCGCCGGGGCTTCCGCCGCTTACGGTGCATCATCGTCAGGGGTACTATGCACCTTCGCAGTAGAGGAGTCGGGTTGCGCTTTTTGGGAAACATGAGACGAGCGTTGTTGTGTCTCCTCGTTCTGGGTGGAACGAGAGGGTGGGCCCAGCAGGGAACGCCGGAATCGCAGCCTTCCCTGACGGTGGATCGCGATGTCGCTCCGTCGCCCGATCCTGATCCGGTGGTCCCAAAAGAAGCTGCGGGAGCGCAGGGTGTCGGGCTTGGGCAGGTGCAGGGAAGCGGGGGTAAATACACGCTCCGGCAGGACGCCTACGAAGTCGCGCTGAACGCCACTGTGCTGGACCAGGGTGGCCGCTCTATCCAGACGCTGCAGAAGGACGATTTCAAAGTCTATGAGGATGGGGTGCAGCAGACCATCTCTGGCTTTCGCCATGAGGATCTTCCGGTGTCGCTCGGCCTCCTGATCGACAGTTCTGGGTCTATGTACGACAAGCGAGCGGCTGTCGACCAGGCTTCGCTCGACTTTGTGAAGCTGTCAAACCGAGAAGACGAGGCTTTCCTCGTGGATTTCTCCTGGGAGGCCTTCATTGACCAGGATTTCACGAACGATATCAGCAAGCTCCAGCAGGGATTGAGCTATGTGAAGTCGAGTGGCGGAACAGCGATCTATGACGCCCTTGTCGCGTCGGCGGATTATCTCTCCAAGAACGCGAAGCATCCAAAGCAGGTTCTTCTAGTTGTGACGGACGGCGAGGATAATGCCTCGTCGTCCACGCTCGAACAGACGATCCGGAGAATTCAGGATCTGGATGGTCCCGTCATCTATTGCGTGGGACTGCTCTTCGGGGCGGATGTGAACAAGGGTGAGGCTCGGCACGCGAGGCGCGTGCTGGAGTCCCTGGCGGAGCAGACGGGAGGCGCTGCTTACTTCCCGAAGTCCGTGAAAGAAGTTGATGCCATTGCAGCCGAGGTGGCGCAAGACATCCGGACCCAGTACTCGATCGCGTACCGATCAACGAAGTCTCCAACGCTCGGCGGTTACCGTCAGGTGCATGTAGAGGCGAAGGGTGGAGGTCTAGGGAAGCTTTCCGTCAGAACCAGAAGCGGGTACTTCCCGAAGACTGGGGCTACAACCTCAAAGGATGCGGGCTTTAAAGATCAGGGCAAGCGGCCTCAGTAGCCTGTCCGACGACTTGTTACGCGCCGTTATACTTTCAAGATGCAGGCAAAGGTCTTGAGTGGCCCACGGCGAGAGATTGAGCTCGACTTTCTACGTGGTATCGCCATCTTGGCCGTGCTCGACTTCCACTCACAGTACCCGATTCTTTCGTATCCATTCACCAAGCTGGGATTTACTCCACTGGGCTGGGTGGGCGTTGACGTGTTCTTCGTTCTGAGCGGCTTTCTTGTGGGCGGTTTGCTGGTCAAGGAGTTGAAGGTTCGAGGGCGTGTCGACAGCCGGCGTTTTCTGATTCGTCGCGGCTTCAAGATCTGGCCGCAGTATTACCTGTTCCTCTCGCTCGTCGTTCTGACCGGCCATCGCTCAATGAGCGTGATGTGGCCCAGCTTCTTGAATATCCAGAACTACTATGAAGGCGTTCCACATCTCTGGAGTCTTGCCATTGAGGAACACGCCTATCTTCTCCTTGTGCTCCTGCTGGCGATTGCCTGGCGCGTCAAGATGCGCATGCGATCCATGTTCGTCTCGCTTGGGTTGATGTGTTTCGCCATTGTAGTGATTCGGTGCCTCATGCTCGCCACTGCGAGGCCCTTTTTCACGCAGACGCACACTCGGGTCGAGGGCATTCTTTACGGGGTGATGATCGCCATTGTGTACCACTGGCGGCCGAAGACGTTCGAACGGATACAGGAATGGCGCGCGATATGGATCGGGATGCTCGTGCTCGCTATCGGGTTCTTCCGCCTGCAGCTTCACCAGGTGTGGTCGCTTTCAGTCGCGATCGATGTGGCGAATCTCATCGGAGTTTGCTTGCTGATGCTGATCTACCGCCATCGTGAGGGTGTGGCGCGATCGCTGCCCTATCGGTTGGTGGCATGGATTGGGCTGTACTCGTACGGAATCTATCTGTGGCACGTTGCGCCGTCTTCGCTGGTCATCCGCATCGCGAGTGGGCTGCCGGAGAGAGCGGGAACGATCTTTATCGCGATGGCTCAACCTCTGCTTGGGATCGCGCTCGGCGTGCTCATGACAAAACTTGTTGAGTTTCCGATGCTCAGGCTGCGGGATCGCTGGTTTCCCCGGAGGGTCGAGTCCGCGGTCGAAGATACCCCGGTTGAGGCTGCGGCGCTGGCCCGCTGAAGGTTGATCGGGACTCAAGAAGACTGTTAGGCCGCCGATATCGTTTGCAGGGTAAGGCATGCCTTTCAAGAGCGAACAGAGGCGGTATCCACGTTACGAATACTCGGCTGAGGTGAAGGTTGGTGGTCCTGGCTCCGGGAACGAACGTGTGATTGGGTCGATCGTGAACGTGAGTATGGGCGGATGCCTGATCCGTTTTTACGAGGCGACGATTTTCGAGGACGATATGGCGGTCGAAGCTTGCCTGAGAGGCTACCACGTTGTTTTTCGGGCGATGGGCGTCGTTCGCCGGCGATCCGAACGCGGTTACCTCATCGGGATTTCATTTACGCATTTGAGCGACCGTGGTCAGATCGATCTGAAAGAACTGATCCGTGTTCTTGCCTTACGGAGCAGGATTGATTGGCTCGATACCCGTCGCCGTATTTCGGGATAGGCTTAGCAGGTTCGCGAAGATCCGGTACGCTCCGGGGACGCCTTCGGGAAGTTGGCGATAGAGGGCGTATGCGACGTAGACATAGGCTCCCTTGCCGGTTCGGGCGTAGAGGAGTCCGCCCTTCTGTGGTTCCTGTTCGGGATCGTGGGTTTCGGTGAGCGCCTCGTAGTGCGGGTCGTACGTGGCGGCGAAGCCGTGTCCCCGTTCTTCGATCCAGCCATCGAAATCCTTACTGGTGATCTTGTTCGGCCAGTTGAACACCGGAGCATCGGGAGTCAGAAGGGTGACGGGATCATCCTCGACCACAACGTTCCGGTCCGAACTGCCGGGAACGGTGATCGCGAAGGGCGCCTCAGAGGTGCCATATCGGGAGGTGTTGTATTGGACGATCACGACTCCTCCTGCCTTCGCGTATGCAAGAAGTTGCGGGTTCATCGTTGCAAGGTCCGGGTGCGCGGCGTAGGCGCGGACGCCGAGGACGACGACGTCAAAGAAGCGCAGATGTTCCTGGTTGAGCTGGCTGGTGGTGATAAGGGTCGCGTGGATGCCAAGATCCTCGAGATTGTCGGGGATCTCATCGCCCGTACCTGCCAGATACGCGACGCGGAGATTGGCGGGAACCTTGACGTCAACGCCGCGAGTTGCGTAGGTCGCAGGATGGTAGAGGTTCGCAGGGCGCAGGGTGGGATAGCCCACGGAGCGGAAGCCTTCACGGTACTCGTGGCCGTTCGCGGTGGCTACGGCGGTTATGGTGTAGGGCGTCGTCGTCACGCGGTCGGGCGTGACGGTGAAGGTGATTCCGGTGGCTTCACCTTCGTGGTTCAGGGAGAAGGGAACGGAGGCAGGGGTTGAGGTCCAGCCCTTCGGGAGAGTCAGGGCGAGGGTGCCGTTGATCGAGTTCCGGGTGCTCGAGGTTAGGTGAGCCGTGAGGGGGAAGGACTTGTCGGTGAGCGGTGTGACGCCGGCTGATGGGCTGACCGAGACCGAGAGGGCTGGGACCAGCGTGAGGGGCTCGTAGACGACGCCTTGTCCAGGGGCGCGGTGAGCGGTCTGGACGACCTGTCCGAGGCGGATCGGCGTCCCGTCGTAGTCGACTGTGACCCACGCGGTGAGCGGGAAGGGTGCGAGGGAGGCGTTGCGGAGACCGGGATCGGCGACCTCGTAGTGGGAGGTGGCGGCGTTGGGCTGGAGGAACGGAGGGCGTGTTGGCTCGGTGTCAGAGGGGATCTTGAGGGTGAGATGGGAGTCGCGGGGTGTGTTCTGGGGGAGCGCAGCCGAGGCTGATTCGGATGGGCTTTCGGCAGGGAAGGTCGTGGTGAGACGGGCTTCCTTCTCGGTGAGGGGTGTGTTGCTGCCATTGACGAGGCGGATGTTGACGGTGACCGTATCGCCGGGAACGGCGGTTATGGCTGTGTCGGCTGAGTCCTGGAAGGCTGCGAAGGGGCCTGTGATCTCGACCGCGGGCGCAAGCTGGGCGCGGAGGCTCAGGCCAAGCGACTGGACGAGGGCGTTGTTGAACTGCGTCTGCTTGACGCGGAGTTCGTGGGTGACGTCGACCTTCTGGAGCTTCGGCAGGGAGCTGGACTCGACCTTGTCGATCAGGTTCGTGGTGGCAACGAGGCCTTCGCGCAGCGTCGGGGCGATCGCGGAGGGGTTCCGCGGGCGGAAGTCGGTTGCGGCTCGATCGGCGATGGCCTCGATGGCGGTGAGTGCCTGAGGGAGGAAGGTCGTCTCGCCCGGAGCGAGGGTGGCGATGCCCTTGATGGACGTGTCGATGCCGTCGTAGAAGGTGGATTCGGTGTCCGCTGCCGGGATGCGCGAGCCGTAACGGTGATAGGCGACGTCGAAGGTTCCAGCCTGCGGGATGCCCATTCCACCGTTCTGGGTCTTCTGCATGCCCAGACCGAGGCGGGCGAACTGGAGGTAGGTCATGCCGAGAAGCGGGCTGTAGTCGCCTTCATGGATGGTCACGTTCGTTGCCGGAGTCTCGGTCGACCAGGCTTTCGTGACGTAGTTGTAGAACTTCGCTGGCGTGTAGTGTCCTGTGGCGTAGTCGAAGAGGCCTTTGGGCGTGATGGCGAAGGTCGGGTTGCGGGCGTAGACCTTCAGAGGGCTCCATGGAGCTAAGCCCATCTCGGGGAAGACCTTAGGATCGCCTGCGGCGGTGAAGACTTCCTGGGTGATCTCGCCGGAGACCTGGTGCTGTCCGTGTCCGTCGGTGATTCCTCCGATGAAGACTGCCGCGAGGACGAGGGGGCGATAGAGACGGACGGCGCGGACGGCGTCGTAGAGGACGCGCTCGTGCGTCCACTGGGAGAAGGCTTCTTCCTTGGTCTTGGAGAAGCCGAAGTCGATCTCGGTTCCCCAGAACTGGTCGACTCCTTCGTAGCGGTCCGCAGCGAGAAGCTCCTGCGTGCGCTCCAGGCCGAGAGCGTCGTTGAAGTCTCCAGTCATGACGTTTTGTCCGCCTTCGCCGCGCGTGAGCGTGAGCATCGCGGTTCGGGCTCCGAGGCCTCGGGACTGCGTGGTGAGCATTCCGCCGTCTTCGTCGTCTGGATGCGCGACGATCATCATGATGCTTGCGCGGGTGCGGAGCTTGACGAGAGATTGCTGGAGGGCTGCGACGCCTTCGTTCGTGGGAATCTCGCGGACATATTCGGAGGGATGAACGTGCTCGCGGGCGAGATCGGCCTTGTCGAGAGGATTCTGGGCGAAGGCGCTTGTGGCGAGAAGAGCGGCGAGAGCCACGGTGCGGCGGAGGACGTTCACGGTTGCCGGAAGGTTCGAAGGCGCCATTTGACTAATTTCTCACGTTTCTTCCCGTGCTCTGGAGCGAGAATCGGTGGGACTAGAATTACGTCTAATAGATGTCGGCACCTCTTCGAGAGGTCCATTGGAGTATTGCGATGAATCAGTACGGTATGAATTCCTATCAGGGCGTCATCGACGTTCCCCGCGAAGAGACTGCTTCGCTGCTGTCGAAGGTGCTTGCGATCACCGCGTTCGGCTTTTTGATGACAGCGGCCGGGGTTGCGACGGCTCCGCCGTGGGGTATGTTCGTCGGGATGATCGCCGTGTTTGGGCTTGTGTTCGCGATCAACTTCGCGCGGAAGTCGAGTCCTGGGCTGGCGCTGGGCCTCTTTATTGCACTCAGCT harbors:
- a CDS encoding VWA domain-containing protein — translated: MNSTVPAPPPKTPAEVNPTVLGPDGGKATSTRTARLRVDANLVLVPVTVTDPLGRLVTGLEKENFQVFDNSMGQVIKSFSTDDTPISIGIIFDLSGSMQSKFMRARKALTEFLRTSNPQDEFFVVGFNDRPAVIVDYTSDVDDVEARMVMLKPENRTALIDAVYLGVHKLGEAKRDRKALLIISDGGDNRSRYTEGELRRVVRESDVQIYSIGVFDQYAPTQEEQMGPILLTDVCEMTGGRLFKVGDLGDLGDIATRISQELRNEYVIGYKPSEVKKDGNWRKLKVRLVPPPGLPPLTVHHRQGYYAPSQ
- a CDS encoding VWA domain-containing protein, with the protein product MRRALLCLLVLGGTRGWAQQGTPESQPSLTVDRDVAPSPDPDPVVPKEAAGAQGVGLGQVQGSGGKYTLRQDAYEVALNATVLDQGGRSIQTLQKDDFKVYEDGVQQTISGFRHEDLPVSLGLLIDSSGSMYDKRAAVDQASLDFVKLSNREDEAFLVDFSWEAFIDQDFTNDISKLQQGLSYVKSSGGTAIYDALVASADYLSKNAKHPKQVLLVVTDGEDNASSSTLEQTIRRIQDLDGPVIYCVGLLFGADVNKGEARHARRVLESLAEQTGGAAYFPKSVKEVDAIAAEVAQDIRTQYSIAYRSTKSPTLGGYRQVHVEAKGGGLGKLSVRTRSGYFPKTGATTSKDAGFKDQGKRPQ
- a CDS encoding acyltransferase family protein, which codes for MSGPRREIELDFLRGIAILAVLDFHSQYPILSYPFTKLGFTPLGWVGVDVFFVLSGFLVGGLLVKELKVRGRVDSRRFLIRRGFKIWPQYYLFLSLVVLTGHRSMSVMWPSFLNIQNYYEGVPHLWSLAIEEHAYLLLVLLLAIAWRVKMRMRSMFVSLGLMCFAIVVIRCLMLATARPFFTQTHTRVEGILYGVMIAIVYHWRPKTFERIQEWRAIWIGMLVLAIGFFRLQLHQVWSLSVAIDVANLIGVCLLMLIYRHREGVARSLPYRLVAWIGLYSYGIYLWHVAPSSLVIRIASGLPERAGTIFIAMAQPLLGIALGVLMTKLVEFPMLRLRDRWFPRRVESAVEDTPVEAAALAR
- a CDS encoding PilZ domain-containing protein, whose translation is MPFKSEQRRYPRYEYSAEVKVGGPGSGNERVIGSIVNVSMGGCLIRFYEATIFEDDMAVEACLRGYHVVFRAMGVVRRRSERGYLIGISFTHLSDRGQIDLKELIRVLALRSRIDWLDTRRRISG
- a CDS encoding PIG-L family deacetylase — translated: MAPSNLPATVNVLRRTVALAALLATSAFAQNPLDKADLAREHVHPSEYVREIPTNEGVAALQQSLVKLRTRASIMMIVAHPDDEDGGMLTTQSRGLGARTAMLTLTRGEGGQNVMTGDFNDALGLERTQELLAADRYEGVDQFWGTEIDFGFSKTKEEAFSQWTHERVLYDAVRAVRLYRPLVLAAVFIGGITDGHGQHQVSGEITQEVFTAAGDPKVFPEMGLAPWSPLKVYARNPTFAITPKGLFDYATGHYTPAKFYNYVTKAWSTETPATNVTIHEGDYSPLLGMTYLQFARLGLGMQKTQNGGMGIPQAGTFDVAYHRYGSRIPAADTESTFYDGIDTSIKGIATLAPGETTFLPQALTAIEAIADRAATDFRPRNPSAIAPTLREGLVATTNLIDKVESSSLPKLQKVDVTHELRVKQTQFNNALVQSLGLSLRAQLAPAVEITGPFAAFQDSADTAITAVPGDTVTVNIRLVNGSNTPLTEKEARLTTTFPAESPSESASAALPQNTPRDSHLTLKIPSDTEPTRPPFLQPNAATSHYEVADPGLRNASLAPFPLTAWVTVDYDGTPIRLGQVVQTAHRAPGQGVVYEPLTLVPALSVSVSPSAGVTPLTDKSFPLTAHLTSSTRNSINGTLALTLPKGWTSTPASVPFSLNHEGEATGITFTVTPDRVTTTPYTITAVATANGHEYREGFRSVGYPTLRPANLYHPATYATRGVDVKVPANLRVAYLAGTGDEIPDNLEDLGIHATLITTSQLNQEHLRFFDVVVLGVRAYAAHPDLATMNPQLLAYAKAGGVVIVQYNTSRYGTSEAPFAITVPGSSDRNVVVEDDPVTLLTPDAPVFNWPNKITSKDFDGWIEERGHGFAATYDPHYEALTETHDPEQEPQKGGLLYARTGKGAYVYVAYALYRQLPEGVPGAYRIFANLLSLSRNTATGIEPINPAP